One Setaria italica strain Yugu1 chromosome II, Setaria_italica_v2.0, whole genome shotgun sequence DNA segment encodes these proteins:
- the LOC101779797 gene encoding probable plastid-lipid-associated protein 2, chloroplastic, whose product MAGVASLNALALRAPSPSPAAPSPRRGTVAGALAFPTPPRFPLLRAARRVLARAVAAGGDSEDEWGPEPEGGSAVTGTAVAEASDPEASEVAELKAQLKEALYGTERGLRASSETRAEVVELITQLEARNPTPAPTEALTLLNGKWILAYTSFSQLFPLLGSGRLPELVKVEEISQTIDSETFTVQNCIKFSGPLATTSVSTNAKFEIRSPKRVQIKFDEGVIGTPQLTDSIVLPEKFELFGQNIDLSPLKGIFSSIENAASSVANTISGQPPLKIPIRTNNAESWLLTTYLDEELRISRGDGSSIFVLFKEGSSLLN is encoded by the exons ATGGCGGGAGTTGCGTCCCTCAACGCCCTCGCTCTCCGCGCACCTTCCCCATCACCCGCGGCCCCGTCCCCGCGCCGCGGCACCGTCGCCGGTGCCCTCGCGTTCCCGACACCGCCGCGCTTCCCGTTGCTGCGTGCCGCGCGCCGCGTCCTGGCgcgtgcggtggcggcgggcggggacTCCGAAGACGAGTGGGGGCCGGAGCCTGAGGGTGGGTCCGCGGTCACGGGGACGGCGGTGGCCGAGGCGTCCGACCCGGAGGCGAGCGAGGTGGCAGAGCTCAAGGCGCAGCTCAAGGAGGCGCTGTACGGCACAGAGCGGGGTCTTCGCGCGTCCAGCGAGACGCGGGCCGAGGTGGTCGAACTCATCACGCAGCTCGAGGCGCGCAACCCCACGCCGGCGCCCACCGAGGCGCTAACGCTCCTCAACGGCAAGTGGATCCTCGC GTACACATCATTTTCTCAACTATTCCCTCTGCTGGGGTCCGGAAGGCTACCTGAGCTTGTAAAGGTGGAGGAGATATCACAGACTATTGATTCGGAGACTTTCACAGTGCAAAACTGCATCAAGTTTTCAGGACCATTGGCTACAACCTCAGTTTCCACCAATGCTAAATTTGAAATTAGAAGCCCCAAGCGTGTGCAG ATCAAATTTGATGAAGGTGTTATCGGAACCCCACAACTGACCGACTCCATTGTGCTACCTGAGAAGTTTGAGCTCTTTGGACAGAACATCGACCTGAGCCCATTGAAAGGCATATTTTCTTCCATCGAAAATGCAGCGTCCTCGGTTGCAAATACCATCTCTGGTCAGCCACCACTGAAGATACCGATTAGAACCAACAATGCTGAGTCCTGGCTGCTCACAACCTACCTTGACGAAGAGCTCAGGATCTCTAGGGGCGACGGTAGCAGCATCTTTGTGCTGTTCAAGGAGGGAAGCTCCCTTCTAAACTAG